The sequence below is a genomic window from Desulfomonile tiedjei.
CGTATTTGATAGTCCGTTCCAGAAATAGGATGGCGCTCTGGCCGGGGTACTTCGCTGCAGCGTCGTCCAATGCCGTAAAGAGGGGCGCTTCCGGGTATGGCGCCATACTCGTTTCCAGTTTGTACGGCCCCAGTTTATAGCTGTTGATCCACGGCTTGTCTGCGTAACTCACGGCTCATTTCCCTTCGGTCCGGGATGATTGGGAATGTCTACGAAACGCATGACAGGAGACAGTCCTTTACGCCGGCCAGATGTCCTTGATCAGGCCTTCCAGGCCCAACTCCTTGAGCTTCTCAGGAGTGGGTTTTCCAGTCTTCAAGTCCCAGCCTCGGTACTCGTAATACGCGTCTTTGAGCTTTTCAAGCAGCGCCTCGTCAATGACCATTCCTTCAGCCGGACCCTCCGGCAGTGGGTTTTTCATTAAGCGCGGCGGGAGCGTGTCGGCTGAACGATCGACACCCTCCCGGATGCAAAATGAGCGCATCAAGTTGTACACGCGCTCTCCGGCTAGGCGAAATGCGTTTTCGTCCATGTGCGAGCCCAGCGCCGAGTTAATCAGCTCCAGGTAATCGTCGACCTCCAGCAGTAGCGCCATAAACTTGCACGCTCCGATGCAGTCGAACACCGTTAAGGCGTTTTCCAGATCCACCAGGATTTTGGCCTCCCGAGGCTTGGCCTCGAAACAGTTGTCAATCTGACTGTCAGGCACAAGGAGAATAGGCGTGTCTATAAAGGCCGGGGCCTCGATGAAGCCGGTTATGTGATCTCCACCGCGGTTGGCGGTAACGTAGCCTAACCCACAGATCTTGGCGGCACGCGGGTCGTAGCCCGGCAGTTCAAGCCCCTTAACGTTCATGGCGAAATCTTCGGAGCCTTGGCCCAGTTTTCGAGCCATGCGGCGAGTGCCTTCCGCGAGAAGATCGCCCACCCCTTCACGGAGCGCGATCTTTCCCACCAGATCCACGACCAGGTTCGAGTCACCGAAGTTGAGTTGCAATCTACCGGTATGCTCCAGGGTCAGTATTCCCTTTTCAAAGCATTCCATGGCGAAAGCGATGGTGGAGCCGGCGCTGATAGTGTCCAGGCCGTATTCGTTGCACAGGTAGTTGGCCATTGTAACGGCGTTCATATCGGAGACACCGCACAGCGCTCCTAAAGTGTTGGCGCTTTCATATTCAGGTCCTTCGCCTTTGCAGCCCTTGAATTTGCCCTCTTTGATCTCAGATCCACGGCCACAGGCGATGGGGCAGGCGAAGCAGGCCACACCTCGGACCAGGACCTTCTCGGAGAGAGCCTGGCCGTTGACCTCGTCAATCTGATCGAAAACACCGGTCTGCCAATTTCGAGTGGGATAGCCTCCCCGCACGTTGACCATGTCAGAAACCATGTTGGTGCCGAAGCTTTCAAAGCCAACCTTCAAGATGGACTCATCGATCAGGTCCATCTGCCTCTTGGCGGACTCTTTGAAAATTTGCGGTTCAGCTAAATTGATGGATGCTTTGCCGCCGCAGGCAACGGCTTTCAACCGTTTGGCCCCCATTACTGCGCCCACACCGCAGCGCCCCGCGGCCCGGTGCTTGTTGTTCATGATGGCGGCAAAGCGGACAAGGTTCTCTCCTCCGGGTCCAATGCAGGCTACACTGAGCTTTCGGCCGGCAGCCTCTTGAATGGCGTCGTCGGTCTCCGAAACCGTCTTGCCCCACAGCCCCTGAGCGTCGCACAGCTCAGCCCGACCGTCCTCCAGCTTTAGATAGACGGGTTTGGACGATATGCCCTCGACGATTACCCCGTCGAACCCGGAGCGTTTGAGCGCCGGTCCGAAATTGCCTCCCGAATTGGCCTGGGCCCAGAGCCCTGTCAATGGCGATTTAGTTACTACCGAGTAACGGCTGGAGCTGGCCGAAGCCGTTCCCGTGAGCGGACCGCTCATAAAGATGAGCTTGTTCTCAGACCCCAGCGGATCGGCGCCCTGAGGCACTTCGTCGTAGAGATATCGGGTTGCAAGACCGGCTCCGCCCAGGAAGTCTTCAGCCCAGTCCTGCCGGATGTCCTCTCTGGTGACTCTGCCTTGAGCGAGATCCACTCGCAGTATTTGCCCCATAAAACCAAACGGCATGGCCTGACCTCCGAGAACTCGACAATCAACTAATTTCTGCGGTATCGTCTATACGCCCAGTTCTGCCCGGAATTTCTTTATATGAGTGCGATACGCTTCAAGCTCGTCTGCTGTCATCTCGTCGGGGAACTGAAGTTCGAGTCGCGTGATGGCATCGACGATGGTGTTGGCATAAGGCGCGACCATTACCACTTTCTTGATGTCGCCATGTTCCAACTTGATCTTCCCACCCATAAAGTCCGCCGTGAACTTGCTCTCTTTTCTCAGAATCCTCTTCCACCCTTGAGGCGGAGCCGCCAACAGAAAGTCGCCCTCCTTGACGGCCTGCTCTTGGGTGAAGAAACCGATCCGAGTCAGCTTGCCTTCGTTAAAAAAAGCCCCGAAAATGATAGCTTGATCTATTCCCCAGTCCGGTTCTGCCTGCACCTTGAAGCAGAACTTCCATGACACCTTTTTCAGCTTCACCTCAAACTCAGGGGTTGCATTGTAGGTCTTTGCGCTTTCTTCCAGCCATTCCGGTGTGCAGTATCTGTATGAAGACATCCTGACCCTCCTGATTGGTCTTGGTGACCCTAAGAAGACGGCCGTATCCTTGCGCCGGCCACGGCTGGGCCGCCGGGCATGCGTCCCCTCGCCGTTACATAAATTGGGTGGCGATCTCTTCTACTGGAATGTCTTTCTTTAAGAGATGGAAGAAGACCCTGCTGTCCACGATTCCTTCCGGCGCACATACGCCGGTCTCCTTGATCTGCCCGTTTACGAGCATCACGGCCCCCAGCACC
It includes:
- a CDS encoding aldehyde ferredoxin oxidoreductase family protein, translating into MPFGFMGQILRVDLAQGRVTREDIRQDWAEDFLGGAGLATRYLYDEVPQGADPLGSENKLIFMSGPLTGTASASSSRYSVVTKSPLTGLWAQANSGGNFGPALKRSGFDGVIVEGISSKPVYLKLEDGRAELCDAQGLWGKTVSETDDAIQEAAGRKLSVACIGPGGENLVRFAAIMNNKHRAAGRCGVGAVMGAKRLKAVACGGKASINLAEPQIFKESAKRQMDLIDESILKVGFESFGTNMVSDMVNVRGGYPTRNWQTGVFDQIDEVNGQALSEKVLVRGVACFACPIACGRGSEIKEGKFKGCKGEGPEYESANTLGALCGVSDMNAVTMANYLCNEYGLDTISAGSTIAFAMECFEKGILTLEHTGRLQLNFGDSNLVVDLVGKIALREGVGDLLAEGTRRMARKLGQGSEDFAMNVKGLELPGYDPRAAKICGLGYVTANRGGDHITGFIEAPAFIDTPILLVPDSQIDNCFEAKPREAKILVDLENALTVFDCIGACKFMALLLEVDDYLELINSALGSHMDENAFRLAGERVYNLMRSFCIREGVDRSADTLPPRLMKNPLPEGPAEGMVIDEALLEKLKDAYYEYRGWDLKTGKPTPEKLKELGLEGLIKDIWPA